AAAGAGAGTGAGCATTCATTGTGAAATGATTCTCGCTACATAACAACCGGCGCGGCGTTCCAATTTCTCTCCTAAAGATGTTTCTTAGTCTTTCTTACTTCTTCACAATTGTAGAACATCATGTTGCACAAAGTGGAAAAAAAATCGGAGTTGTGTGTACCTCTATCGCAACTGCAACCTGAGACAATGTAAAGTAGGAAAAAGTAATGCGATGATAATGACACTTCTTTCGGCAGCCGCGCGACACGACGGTTTGTTCCGGCGAACAAAGATGGGTGAACAACCTACTCgcttatatattgcataatcggAGAAAGCGATTGCGAAACGAGCCGGTGCACACTCATACCCAAACACGTGGTACGCGAAGAAATACTTCTCTGTATCTACGATAATCGTTATGTCACGACTGACGAAAGGTTCGAGAACTCCCGTCCGCGATCGGCCAACTGACAACGTAACCGATCCATTCCtctttaaaagaaagagagaaaaagagaaagagcccATTTCTTCAAGACACCTTTGCCGTGGCTTTGAACAGAAACTGGGTCAGCCGGTCAATTAGATTACCTCTCGGTTCAAAAGAAAGAGTGAAAACGCACATTGTCAAAgttgcataattaaataaaactacgTGTATATTACGAAAAGAtagtagataaaaataaaaattacaattacacattgttttgtttaaaaagatctcgtttataaatatttaatagatatatttttataatagtttaaatatatacatatattaaaaaaataaaaattcaatacgcttctgtaaataaatgaatatttttgtttttaatagatagattttgttatatatatatatatatatatatatatatatatataaaaatagatttgttcttttttaaataattgttattatctataaaaaaataaatagcgaTAGAAGGTGTTTACGATAACTTTTATTGAAAACTCTTCCGGATATCTGCAGATTTAAGTAGATCATCAGAAGTCTTTCAAACAAGAACAAAATGGGAGCAGTTGAATGGGCAGTCGATGAGGATGAGTATGAGTGTACTCTCTCGGAGGAGACTCAAAAAATTGCCAAGGATGAGCTCAGAGAGGACAAAAACACCAGAGATCAAGCTCTCGAGCAAATGCGCAATTGGATCAAGATGAATCCGCGCATTCAAAATTGCCGTCTCGGTAAGAttgtaatcaataataattgatatgacAACTGACGTAAAAGTAGTTTTTATATCACATAAATCCAAGTGCTAAAGGCGCAATAATCTAActgataatatttgataacaataactaattactttataattaagtattagagttataataattttgaataattaaaaaaaattaaataactattttataaatatttggacGAATAATAGTCATCTGATTGTTAAAAATGTGCGTTCTCGacaataatttgtcatttttttatcagatgcACGATTCTTGCTAAAATTCTTGcgatgtaaaaaattcaacGTCCCGATGGCTCAAGAAGCCACAGAAAGATACCTGTTACTTCGTCAGGTCTATCAAGATGCATTTCATAACTTGGACATCACAGAACCGAACATGGAAGAGCTACTGTCATTGGGGTGAGTATGTATGAAATTATCTTGTTACCACTAAAATTCGTTTTCgcaatcttttcttttatagatATCTCTTTGCTACACCTGGCCGCGATGCGAAAGGCCGTCGTATAATAATTGCTAGACCAGGTACATGTTTTCtttgacatataaaaaaaattgctgagTATTATGTGAAAcctacataaatacatataaaaattttgtcacaCACAAGTctaatagtaatagtaatatattttgaaatctaaaagcaaaagaaaaaacaaaattgtgcaaatttgaataaataattttcattgactataattattttattaacatgcAAAAATAGCTGGTTGTAGGAAGCGATTgatgacaaaaattttatattcactttattttgttgtaaaagatatataattctcaGCGCCTTCTTTTCCATagcgattattttattctaatataatctTGTACCCGCAATCCAAGGTGTTTTTGATCCTCACAAATACACAAACGTGGACATGTGCAAAATTCATGCTATCACTTACGAGACGCTGATGGAAGATGAGGAGAGTCAAGTACGTGGCTTCGTGCATTTTGCCGATGGTGCCGGCGTTAGTTTCCCTCATCTGACGCTTTTCACTCCTAAAGAAGCTGTACGCATCGTGAAAAATGGCGAGGTACGATGTTATGTTGTGAATAAAACTaacaatcaataaaataaaacttttggttattaaatactaataaatttaaggTAACAAAAActccattttaatttttttaatttctaaaaaaataattcttttttttttatttcaaaattataatttttctcctGAAAGAAGTTATTTccatattgttataatttaatacatagaaattaattatatacacctgcactatatatatatatataaatgtcatagtgtgataaatttatttataaagtttttagaataaaagaaaagtaaatttttctttagacatttatgtaataattctcTCCACTAATCGTTTTAACGTTTCAATTCTTCCTCTTCTAAAACTTTTCGCAGACATTTGTTTAATCTTGTTCAGTTACGTTAATATGtgtatagataatattaaatggatgttttattttcaaatcattatttatcatattaagtCAACAAGCCTTTATGTTCCAAATTTCTGCCAAAATGTCGTTTTCATTATTGAGACATAATACAGCTGTATGTCTGAACCAAGGACGATGTCATGTAACAAAGTTTCATAATGTTTCATAATGTCCCAAAGATCGGACACTAAACCGGTTCTTCAATATCGTCTTTCTCATAAGCTTATTGAGCTATAATTCTGCTTAAAGTCCGACAAAAGAGAATTACACAGCTTATTAACATTAGACATATCGTAATTTTTGTTCATAAACCAGACAAATCAATAAGTTACagaaaagaatatacattTGCATAAAGCTTTCAAGTGTTAAAGGAAATAGATATTCTTTTTACACCAGCAAAAATGTGAGTCTCTCGTTGAAATGATAACACaagataaaatagattttgatCATCTATTTCTATCGCCTCTTATCTCTCGAAGTAGAAAAATCTCAGCAATAGCAAAATATATTGGATTAACTATATAGTGATCAATTTCATATTAGACAATCTCGAAAAGAGAATTGTTCttttccaattaaaaaatattgaggaATAAAATAGATGATAAAATGACCATCTTTCAGCGTACTGTACCAATGAGACATAAGGAGGTCCACGGTATCAATTCGCATCCCTCGCTAAAATTCGCCTTGGACTTTGGATTATCATTGATCTCTGAGAAGATTAGGAGTCGCGTGAAGCTTTATACAAACCTCGAAGATGCTATCAATAACAAGTTGGATGTGAGCATGTTGCCCAAGGAATATGGCGGGACAATTCCTATGAAGGAAATGATAGGTAATTAACACTCGTACCGATTTTTTccagtattattttttccatttcagAGATAATGAATTCTAAATTTTCTCTCCatgatactattttaatagagaTGTGGCGGAAAGAGGTAACAGAACTGAGACCCACATTATTGAACAACGATAAGATGAGAGTCCGTCTCGAGTTATACTCGGAGAAGGCGCGAGAAGGCGCCGTCTCGGCTCTGAAACAAGGATTCGGATGTTCCAGCGTGGGTTCAAGCGATTCTGCGATGTACGGAATAACCGGATCCTTTAGAAAGC
Above is a genomic segment from Anoplolepis gracilipes chromosome 3, ASM4749672v1, whole genome shotgun sequence containing:
- the LOC140663694 gene encoding clavesin-2, which produces MGAVEWAVDEDEYECTLSEETQKIAKDELREDKNTRDQALEQMRNWIKMNPRIQNCRLDARFLLKFLRCKKFNVPMAQEATERYLLLRQVYQDAFHNLDITEPNMEELLSLGYLFATPGRDAKGRRIIIARPGVFDPHKYTNVDMCKIHAITYETLMEDEESQVRGFVHFADGAGVSFPHLTLFTPKEAVRIVKNGERTVPMRHKEVHGINSHPSLKFALDFGLSLISEKIRSRVKLYTNLEDAINNKLDVSMLPKEYGGTIPMKEMIEMWRKEVTELRPTLLNNDKMRVRLELYSEKAREGAVSALKQGFGCSSVGSSDSAMYGITGSFRKLEVD